The bacterium genome includes the window AAGCCATTCAGCAGGCGGGGTTCCCCAAGGACTCGGCCTACACCCGCCATGTCAACGGCAGTCCGGCCTTCGACACGGACATTCTGCAGGAAGGCGCCGTGTTGACCCTGGTTCCCCAGGTCAAGGGTGGTGATCGCTAGCCTTCAGCGGTCATCTTCATGCAGGGGGCTCTGGCCGTGTGCTGGGGCCCCCTTACTCCGGAGAAAGAAGTCATGATAGAAGTAATTCGAGACCTGTGCCGGTTCTTCGAGCAGAAGTGCCATG containing:
- a CDS encoding MoaD/ThiS family protein — translated: MKVKVLCLGRAAKEIEITDGTTVEQAIQQAGFPKDSAYTRHVNGSPAFDTDILQEGAVLTLVPQVKGGDR